In Pseudomonas alcaliphila JAB1, a single window of DNA contains:
- a CDS encoding DUF1837 domain-containing protein, whose amino-acid sequence MSIITPADLESALTGNPEALEVHLTLVERDLPIDGHLVKIHCHCLSVDGNGRVQPHRLAEFMRNAVVDYAIPRSKLADAKARDNRFNSTEAVAELIERAKRSFTDLANTGEGGEMLLFLLAERFLKLPQILCKMDLKTDTRMHYHGADGVYAGVTAEGTLKLYWGESKVYADASAAIRDCLNSLSPFLIEPEHEEAGRERDLMLLSDKADLSNPALTDALKKYFDRSSVMSKRVQYCGVALVGFDAAFYPKDNAKAVAEEIVEASRTALTGWSSRIGERLKLEKLDQMEIELFCVPLPSAEGFRAAFLKAMGIKE is encoded by the coding sequence TTGTCGATCATCACCCCCGCCGATCTCGAATCTGCTCTAACGGGGAACCCGGAAGCACTTGAGGTTCACCTGACGCTCGTCGAGCGAGACCTACCGATTGACGGGCATTTAGTCAAGATTCACTGCCACTGTCTTTCAGTGGATGGAAATGGCCGTGTTCAACCGCATCGGCTGGCAGAGTTCATGCGGAATGCCGTCGTTGATTATGCGATTCCGCGTTCGAAGCTCGCCGACGCAAAAGCGCGCGACAACAGATTCAACAGCACCGAGGCAGTCGCCGAACTAATCGAGCGTGCCAAGCGCTCGTTTACCGATTTGGCGAACACCGGCGAAGGTGGAGAGATGCTGCTGTTCCTGCTGGCGGAGCGCTTCCTCAAGCTGCCACAGATTCTTTGCAAGATGGATCTCAAGACGGACACACGTATGCACTATCACGGCGCGGATGGGGTGTATGCGGGCGTGACAGCGGAGGGCACTTTAAAGCTCTACTGGGGTGAATCAAAAGTCTACGCGGATGCGAGCGCTGCGATTCGCGACTGTCTCAATTCCCTCTCCCCGTTCCTGATCGAGCCCGAACACGAGGAGGCAGGGCGGGAGCGCGACCTGATGCTCCTGAGCGACAAGGCCGACCTTAGCAACCCAGCCCTCACCGATGCACTCAAGAAGTATTTTGACAGGTCGTCGGTCATGTCTAAGCGGGTCCAATACTGCGGCGTTGCCCTCGTAGGCTTCGACGCAGCGTTCTACCCGAAAGATAATGCGAAGGCGGTTGCTGAGGAGATTGTCGAGGCGTCCCGCACCGCACTTACTGGTTGGAGCAGTCGTATTGGCGAGCGGCTCAAATTGGAGAAGCTCGATCAGATGGAAATCGAGTTGTTCTGCGTCCCTCTGCCGTCGGCCGAAGGTTTTCGCGCAGCATTCCTCAAAGCAATGGGGATCAAGGAGTAA
- a CDS encoding DUF932 domain-containing protein, whose amino-acid sequence MAHLVETMAYAGATPWHGLGNQLTQKQPIEVWQREAGMDWQILESPVHFKSDAVGHLGAIHSFPEQKVLFRSDTKAPLSVVSQRYHTVQPKDVLEFYRELTEVSGYELETAGVLKGGRKFWALARTGQGAALKGNDQVNGYLLLATSCDGTLATTATPTTVRVVCNNTLTIALDGTSRAIKVPHNTRFDPKAVKKQLGIAVSQWDDFMYRMRALAERRVQWHEALGFFMNVMCETSPTGALPEQLPNERALRKVQELYEGRGRGSQLDSARGTAWGLLNAVTEYVDHERRARSNEYRMDSAWFGQGAQIKQRALDTALQLVA is encoded by the coding sequence ATGGCACATCTCGTCGAAACCATGGCCTACGCTGGCGCTACTCCGTGGCACGGCCTAGGCAATCAGCTCACGCAGAAACAGCCCATCGAAGTCTGGCAACGCGAAGCCGGGATGGACTGGCAGATCCTGGAAAGCCCCGTGCACTTCAAGTCGGATGCGGTCGGTCACCTGGGCGCTATCCATTCCTTCCCCGAGCAGAAGGTGCTGTTCCGTTCGGACACCAAGGCACCGCTGTCGGTGGTCTCCCAGCGCTATCACACCGTGCAGCCTAAGGACGTTCTGGAGTTCTACAGGGAACTGACCGAGGTGTCCGGCTACGAGCTGGAAACCGCCGGAGTGCTCAAAGGCGGGCGCAAGTTCTGGGCGCTGGCGCGCACCGGGCAAGGCGCCGCGCTCAAGGGCAACGATCAGGTCAACGGTTACCTGCTGCTGGCGACGTCCTGCGACGGCACCCTGGCCACCACGGCAACCCCGACCACCGTGCGCGTGGTCTGCAACAACACCCTGACCATCGCCCTGGACGGCACCAGCCGAGCGATCAAGGTGCCGCACAACACCCGCTTCGATCCGAAGGCGGTGAAGAAGCAACTCGGTATCGCCGTCTCGCAATGGGACGACTTCATGTACCGCATGCGCGCGCTGGCCGAGCGCAGGGTGCAGTGGCATGAGGCACTGGGCTTCTTCATGAATGTGATGTGCGAGACCAGCCCGACCGGCGCGCTGCCGGAGCAACTGCCGAACGAGCGCGCCCTGCGCAAGGTTCAGGAGCTGTACGAAGGCCGTGGTCGCGGCAGCCAACTGGACTCGGCACGCGGCACCGCCTGGGGCCTGCTCAACGCCGTCACCGAGTACGTCGACCACGAGCGCCGCGCCCGTAGCAACGAGTACCGCATGGACTCGGCCTGGTTCGGCCAGGGCGCTCAGATCAAGCAGCGCGCCCTGGACACCGCTCTGCAACTGGTCGCCTGA
- a CDS encoding YqaJ viral recombinase family protein has product MKATPLSSTSKARPALRLISTKELPREDWLQIRKQGIGSSDAAAAVGLNPYKSQLELWLEKTGRDAGMPKADPHDEESPMYWGNVLEPIVAWHYSKRTKNKVRRINAVLQHPNPELPWMLANIDREVIGADDVQILECKTAGINGARLWKEGVPEYVQLQVMHQLAVTGKQSADVAVLLGGQTLEIHRIERDEQMIARLIELERKFWHYVETDTPPPADGSASAEAALRCLYPEDNGQVVDFSGHAGLAAAFIELKAVRQSIADKEKREAELKQMLQQAMGDACRAEFSSGYVSWRKAKDSIGVDVAQLLQDKPYLQAKYPLLKPGARRFLVG; this is encoded by the coding sequence ATGAAAGCTACTCCGTTGAGCAGCACCAGCAAGGCTCGCCCGGCGCTGCGCTTGATCAGTACCAAGGAATTGCCCCGCGAAGACTGGCTGCAGATCCGCAAGCAAGGCATCGGCAGTTCGGATGCTGCCGCAGCCGTGGGCCTGAACCCCTACAAGTCGCAGCTGGAGCTGTGGCTGGAAAAGACTGGTCGTGATGCCGGCATGCCCAAGGCTGATCCGCACGATGAGGAAAGCCCGATGTACTGGGGCAATGTCCTGGAGCCCATCGTGGCCTGGCACTACAGCAAGCGCACGAAGAACAAGGTGCGCCGCATCAACGCAGTGCTGCAGCATCCGAATCCCGAATTGCCCTGGATGCTGGCCAACATCGACCGCGAGGTGATCGGGGCCGATGACGTGCAAATACTCGAATGCAAGACCGCGGGCATAAATGGGGCACGCCTGTGGAAAGAAGGCGTGCCGGAGTATGTGCAGTTGCAAGTGATGCACCAGCTCGCCGTCACCGGCAAGCAGTCAGCGGATGTCGCCGTGCTGCTCGGTGGCCAGACGCTGGAGATCCACCGCATCGAGCGGGACGAGCAGATGATCGCGCGCCTGATCGAGCTGGAGCGCAAGTTCTGGCACTACGTGGAGACCGACACGCCTCCGCCGGCCGATGGCAGCGCTTCTGCGGAAGCAGCGCTGCGCTGCCTCTACCCGGAGGACAACGGCCAGGTCGTCGACTTCAGCGGCCATGCCGGACTGGCCGCAGCCTTCATCGAGCTCAAGGCCGTTCGCCAGTCGATTGCCGACAAGGAAAAGCGCGAGGCCGAGCTCAAGCAGATGCTGCAGCAGGCCATGGGTGACGCCTGTCGGGCGGAGTTCTCCAGCGGCTACGTCAGCTGGCGCAAGGCCAAGGACAGCATCGGTGTCGATGTCGCTCAACTGCTCCAGGACAAGCCCTACCTGCAGGCCAAGTACCCGCTGCTGAAACCCGGTGCGCGGCGTTTCCTGGTCGGCTGA
- a CDS encoding hydrolase or metal-binding protein has translation MLKGLAITPPVLGRISIGKVIEKNGKRLPEKDDQFTITSQVQGKDGWLLHPLNDELRQGKDDKLRSIPVRLLFNEPELNFRADYTLFDRQSGRPLCVGNGKTCKRITQDGMQSLPCPSPDACSLAKGNACKPYGRLNVVIGDDDPLGSFVFRTTGFNSIRTLAARLHYFQAISGNRLACLPLELRLRGKSTRQSHGTPIFYVDLTVRGGLDMAEALLAAHELDAQRQAAGFDQAALDEAAQRGFGNGAFEDSEEDAGAVAEEFYPAEESPSPATNTPQRSAKASLAEKLDAQAQRHTPPTDHHQGAQHAPAQAEGQ, from the coding sequence ATGCTCAAAGGTTTGGCTATCACCCCGCCGGTGCTCGGACGCATCTCCATCGGCAAGGTCATCGAGAAGAACGGCAAACGCCTGCCGGAAAAGGATGACCAGTTCACCATCACCTCCCAGGTGCAAGGCAAAGACGGCTGGCTGCTGCACCCGCTCAATGACGAGCTGCGCCAGGGCAAGGACGACAAACTGCGCAGCATCCCGGTACGTCTGCTGTTCAACGAACCGGAGCTGAATTTCCGCGCCGACTACACCCTGTTCGACCGCCAGTCCGGACGGCCGCTGTGCGTCGGCAATGGCAAGACCTGCAAGCGCATCACTCAGGACGGCATGCAGTCGCTGCCCTGCCCTTCACCCGATGCCTGCTCGCTGGCCAAAGGCAATGCCTGCAAGCCCTACGGTCGACTGAACGTGGTCATCGGCGATGACGATCCATTAGGCAGCTTCGTGTTCCGTACCACCGGTTTCAACAGCATCCGCACCCTGGCGGCTCGTCTGCATTACTTCCAGGCCATCTCCGGCAACCGCCTGGCGTGCCTGCCGCTGGAGCTGCGCCTGCGCGGAAAGTCCACCCGGCAAAGCCATGGAACACCGATCTTCTACGTCGACCTGACGGTACGCGGCGGCCTGGACATGGCCGAGGCGCTGCTGGCCGCCCATGAGCTCGATGCGCAGCGGCAAGCCGCAGGTTTCGATCAGGCCGCGCTGGATGAAGCGGCGCAGCGTGGCTTTGGCAATGGCGCCTTCGAGGACAGCGAGGAAGACGCGGGCGCCGTCGCCGAGGAGTTCTACCCCGCCGAGGAAAGCCCATCTCCAGCCACCAACACTCCCCAGCGCTCGGCGAAAGCCAGCCTGGCCGAGAAGCTGGACGCACAAGCCCAGCGCCATACCCCACCGACAGATCACCATCAAGGAGCCCAACATGCGCCTGCACAAGCTGAAGGCCAGTGA
- the radC gene encoding DNA repair protein RadC: MRLHKLKASESTGTYLVESPVTETDILLMARQLANLRLRRGRALTSPKEVFSHLQALLGDYEHEVFALLLLDSRHRVIVFHELFRGTLDSASVYPREVVKAALEHNAAATVLVHNHPSGDPEPSQSDLTLTHKLREALNLIGVRTLDHIVVGHEGCISLAEQGYL; this comes from the coding sequence ATGCGCCTGCACAAGCTGAAGGCCAGTGAATCGACCGGCACCTACCTGGTCGAGTCGCCGGTTACGGAAACCGACATCCTGCTGATGGCCCGGCAGTTGGCGAACCTGCGTCTGCGCCGGGGGCGAGCACTGACTTCACCAAAGGAAGTGTTCAGCCACCTGCAGGCGCTGCTGGGCGATTACGAGCATGAGGTATTCGCCCTGCTTCTGCTCGACAGCCGGCACCGGGTGATCGTCTTTCACGAACTGTTCCGGGGCACCCTGGACAGCGCCAGTGTCTATCCCCGGGAAGTCGTCAAGGCCGCCCTGGAGCACAACGCCGCAGCAACCGTGCTGGTCCACAACCACCCTTCCGGTGATCCGGAACCCAGCCAATCAGATCTCACCCTGACTCACAAACTGCGGGAGGCCCTGAACCTGATCGGGGTACGAACCCTGGACCATATCGTGGTGGGCCACGAGGGCTGCATATCACTGGCGGAACAGGGCTACCTGTGA
- a CDS encoding helix-turn-helix transcriptional regulator, which translates to MSKSDSKQLAEVVGRAIARQRVCCKLSQEQVAERLGIGSEAVSRIERGVVMPNVERLVELAKVFGCETADLLTEGSSRPEDQARRLQGLLSTLNSDDRALVLEFVERLVERLSRG; encoded by the coding sequence ATGTCAAAAAGCGATTCGAAGCAGCTGGCGGAAGTCGTGGGCCGGGCAATTGCTCGCCAGCGAGTGTGCTGCAAGCTGAGTCAGGAGCAGGTCGCGGAGCGATTGGGGATCGGTAGTGAGGCCGTTTCACGCATCGAGCGTGGCGTCGTGATGCCCAACGTCGAGCGTCTGGTTGAACTGGCGAAGGTCTTCGGTTGTGAAACCGCCGACCTGCTGACCGAGGGCAGTTCGCGCCCGGAAGACCAGGCGCGTCGACTGCAGGGGCTGCTGTCCACGTTGAACTCGGATGATCGTGCGCTGGTGCTGGAGTTTGTGGAGCGTCTGGTGGAGCGCCTCAGCCGGGGCTAA
- a CDS encoding DNA cytosine methyltransferase yields MALFYFPLGVLASSMNHKDSIPVIDLFAGPGGLGEGFSSIGGHEKGTRKFKLRVSIEKDPVAHATLSLRALFRAFPKGEAPEAYYQYTRGEITREELFRHPDVPAEAVEASQEAKLAELGKDSHEDIDRWISGALSGANEWVLIGGPPCQAYSVAGRARRTRETLEEFESDEKHFLYKEYLRIIREFKPTIFVMENVKGILSSQHSGSHIFQQILEDLSSPAGDLSYRIRSFVVADEAENLDPHDFIIQAERYGLPQARHRVILFGVRSDVASNCPALLERPHNLVLEPSQTAFTVDQALSGLPPLRSKISRGGDSLESWLAALDEASSILFRSYVAGRGDLIDTIRTAALDAQRLNSNGSRYISWNVAPKMSPKQREWFLDPRLGGVLQHEARSHMRSDLHRYIFAASFAKLYGTSPKIHQFPEQLLPAHENVSSASVPFSDRFRVQMADGPSTTVVAHIAKDGHYYIHPDPSQCRSLTVREAARLQTFPDNYFFEGNRTQQYTQVGNAVPPLLARKIAAIVAAVIDSYRAGKTRQKLQGL; encoded by the coding sequence ATGGCGCTCTTTTATTTTCCCCTTGGCGTGTTGGCTAGCTCAATGAATCACAAGGATTCAATCCCGGTCATCGACCTCTTTGCGGGGCCAGGTGGACTCGGAGAGGGATTCTCTTCCATCGGCGGTCATGAAAAGGGAACACGCAAGTTCAAGCTTCGTGTCTCGATCGAGAAGGATCCAGTCGCTCACGCGACACTCTCCCTACGCGCGCTGTTCCGCGCCTTTCCGAAAGGCGAAGCGCCTGAAGCTTACTACCAGTACACTCGGGGCGAGATTACCCGTGAAGAGCTGTTCAGGCATCCGGACGTCCCGGCGGAAGCTGTGGAAGCCTCGCAAGAGGCAAAGCTCGCGGAGCTTGGCAAGGATTCACATGAGGACATCGACCGTTGGATCAGTGGAGCCTTGAGTGGCGCAAATGAATGGGTTCTCATCGGCGGTCCACCGTGCCAGGCATACTCGGTAGCCGGCCGCGCCCGTCGGACCCGCGAGACCTTGGAGGAATTTGAGAGCGACGAGAAGCACTTTCTATACAAGGAATACCTGCGGATTATTCGCGAGTTCAAACCAACAATCTTCGTCATGGAGAACGTAAAAGGCATCCTGTCCTCGCAACACAGTGGATCGCACATCTTCCAACAGATTCTCGAAGACCTTTCGAGTCCCGCAGGAGATCTTTCGTACCGCATCCGCTCCTTTGTCGTCGCTGACGAAGCGGAAAACTTGGATCCGCACGACTTCATCATCCAAGCCGAGCGCTACGGTCTCCCACAGGCACGACACCGAGTTATATTGTTCGGTGTTCGCTCTGATGTCGCATCGAACTGTCCCGCATTGCTGGAGCGTCCTCACAACCTGGTGCTGGAACCCAGTCAAACGGCGTTTACCGTTGACCAAGCCTTATCGGGACTCCCCCCACTGCGTAGCAAGATTTCAAGGGGAGGAGACTCCCTTGAATCTTGGCTTGCAGCATTGGATGAGGCCAGCTCTATCCTTTTTCGCTCTTATGTAGCCGGTCGAGGTGATCTAATAGATACCATTCGAACTGCAGCGCTCGACGCACAGCGATTGAACTCAAACGGCAGTCGGTACATATCTTGGAACGTAGCTCCAAAGATGAGTCCCAAACAACGGGAGTGGTTCCTCGACCCCAGGCTTGGGGGAGTCCTGCAGCATGAGGCAAGGAGTCATATGCGCTCTGACCTGCATAGATATATTTTTGCTGCAAGCTTCGCAAAGCTTTACGGAACCTCCCCGAAAATACATCAGTTCCCCGAGCAACTCCTGCCAGCTCATGAGAACGTTTCTTCCGCCTCAGTCCCCTTCAGTGACCGTTTCAGGGTTCAAATGGCGGATGGCCCATCTACGACTGTTGTTGCTCACATAGCCAAAGATGGCCATTACTACATACACCCCGATCCGAGTCAGTGCCGGAGCTTGACTGTTCGCGAAGCTGCACGACTGCAGACCTTCCCTGACAATTACTTCTTCGAAGGTAACAGAACACAGCAGTACACACAGGTCGGAAACGCTGTGCCGCCACTTCTAGCTCGGAAAATCGCAGCTATCGTTGCAGCGGTCATCGACTCTTATCGGGCAGGGAAAACTCGCCAAAAATTGCAGGGCCTCTGA
- the vsr gene encoding DNA mismatch endonuclease Vsr: MTDVVNTLIRSRMMSGIRGKDTKPEMLVRRVLFKAGYRFRLHRKDLPGVPDVVLPKWKVALFVHGCFWHMHQGCSKAKIPSTRTEFWRRKFEANVERDLRAQIALAEAGWRVVVVWECLTRDSQALEAFPDMLSAWIRGPAIFGEFSLPDKSR, translated from the coding sequence GTGACAGATGTAGTCAATACACTGATCCGCAGCCGAATGATGTCGGGAATACGGGGAAAGGACACCAAGCCAGAGATGCTTGTACGTCGCGTCCTTTTCAAGGCGGGTTATCGTTTCAGGTTGCATAGGAAGGACTTGCCCGGAGTCCCCGATGTCGTTCTTCCCAAGTGGAAGGTCGCGCTTTTTGTGCACGGATGCTTTTGGCATATGCATCAAGGTTGTTCCAAGGCAAAGATCCCTTCCACTCGCACCGAGTTCTGGCGGAGAAAGTTCGAGGCTAATGTCGAGAGGGATCTAAGGGCGCAGATTGCGTTGGCAGAGGCAGGTTGGCGAGTTGTCGTTGTGTGGGAATGTCTGACCCGAGACTCTCAGGCATTGGAAGCCTTTCCCGATATGCTGTCCGCTTGGATCAGAGGCCCTGCAATTTTTGGCGAGTTTTCCCTGCCCGATAAGAGTCGATGA
- a CDS encoding AIPR family protein, with amino-acid sequence MTLDEFFAETRGEIAAQMSDGSPFAELVFSEVVMQHLVDAGMTFEPVVCHFQGKVGNANLRLSGYAMSEEADQLDLFVSLYEGFEGLKPIPDQDVKTAAAQCVRFLELCAAGRIADKLDPSSDVHSLALTIREIYDGLEQVRVYVLTDGIAKSKSFKARDVGGKYVKLEVMDIERLFRHRSEGKPRDELVVDFNEVSGSPLPCVFVPGDTGDYDYALTAIPGEALRFVYEKFGSRLLEANVRSFLSVKARGVNAGLQNTLRNAPERFMAYNNGIVLVADEMRLDRAADGSPGIVWLRGMQIVNGGQTTASIFFAKKKYADTDLSKVRVPAKIIVMKEEDPSKEESLVSDISRYANSQNSVRQSDLSANKPFHVDIERLSLSVYCPDGTGRWFYERAAGSYNTLLAREGVTPAKLRALKESVPTSRKITKTELAKYLMAWDGQADVVSLGAQKCFDRFMSGMAEVEAEGKAFVPDVAYFKAIVSKALLFKAVHKAARPLVPAFLANVTAYSVALVSKTYGESFDLERIWSRQGVSPQLVEQIEIWVREINDRLHETSNGRMISEWAKRPECREAMFSRPFSAPSIDIPEARRGGL; translated from the coding sequence ATGACGCTTGACGAATTCTTCGCTGAGACCAGGGGCGAGATCGCGGCTCAGATGAGCGACGGATCCCCCTTTGCTGAGCTCGTTTTCTCTGAAGTAGTGATGCAGCACCTCGTTGATGCCGGAATGACCTTCGAGCCGGTCGTCTGTCACTTTCAAGGGAAGGTAGGCAATGCGAATCTGCGCTTGAGCGGCTATGCCATGTCTGAAGAGGCCGACCAGCTTGACCTTTTTGTGAGTCTCTACGAGGGTTTCGAAGGCCTGAAGCCGATACCCGACCAAGACGTGAAGACGGCGGCGGCTCAGTGTGTTCGCTTCTTGGAGCTCTGCGCAGCGGGGCGTATCGCCGATAAGCTGGATCCGTCAAGCGATGTCCACTCCCTTGCGCTGACGATTCGGGAAATTTACGACGGGCTTGAACAGGTTCGTGTCTACGTACTCACGGACGGCATAGCTAAGTCGAAGAGTTTCAAAGCCCGAGACGTTGGTGGAAAGTACGTGAAGCTTGAAGTCATGGACATCGAACGGCTATTTCGGCATCGCTCCGAAGGTAAGCCACGTGATGAGCTTGTCGTTGACTTCAATGAGGTATCTGGTTCCCCACTACCCTGTGTCTTTGTGCCAGGTGACACCGGGGACTATGACTACGCACTGACTGCAATTCCAGGTGAGGCGCTTCGGTTTGTCTATGAGAAATTTGGCTCTCGTCTACTTGAGGCCAATGTCCGCTCATTCTTGAGCGTGAAGGCCCGGGGCGTGAATGCAGGGCTCCAGAATACTCTCAGGAATGCCCCGGAAAGATTCATGGCATACAACAACGGAATTGTATTGGTCGCTGATGAAATGCGACTTGACCGTGCCGCAGATGGTTCACCTGGCATAGTTTGGTTGCGGGGGATGCAAATCGTTAATGGCGGCCAGACTACTGCGTCAATTTTCTTTGCCAAGAAAAAATATGCAGATACGGATCTGAGCAAGGTTCGCGTGCCAGCCAAAATCATCGTCATGAAAGAGGAGGATCCTTCAAAAGAGGAGTCTCTTGTTTCCGATATATCGCGATATGCAAATAGTCAGAATTCTGTGCGTCAATCAGACCTGTCTGCCAATAAACCGTTTCATGTCGATATTGAGCGGTTGTCGCTCTCGGTCTACTGCCCTGACGGTACTGGGCGCTGGTTCTATGAGAGGGCGGCAGGCAGTTACAACACTCTTCTTGCCCGAGAGGGCGTGACCCCTGCCAAACTCCGCGCGCTGAAGGAATCTGTACCAACCTCGAGGAAAATTACAAAAACCGAGTTGGCAAAATACCTCATGGCGTGGGATGGCCAAGCTGACGTTGTCAGTCTTGGTGCACAGAAGTGCTTTGATCGATTCATGTCTGGCATGGCTGAAGTGGAAGCTGAAGGGAAGGCTTTCGTTCCTGATGTTGCCTATTTCAAGGCTATTGTCTCGAAAGCATTACTTTTCAAAGCAGTCCATAAGGCGGCGCGGCCATTGGTACCAGCCTTTCTTGCCAACGTTACTGCTTACTCTGTTGCGTTGGTTTCAAAAACTTACGGCGAGTCTTTTGATCTCGAACGGATCTGGAGTAGACAAGGTGTATCTCCTCAGCTTGTTGAGCAGATTGAAATCTGGGTTCGGGAGATCAATGATCGGCTTCATGAGACCTCTAACGGCAGAATGATCTCTGAATGGGCGAAGCGTCCAGAGTGTCGAGAGGCCATGTTCTCCCGGCCATTCTCTGCCCCTTCCATTGATATTCCGGAGGCGCGTCGGGGGGGACTGTGA
- a CDS encoding PD-(D/E)XK motif protein, whose amino-acid sequence MPRPIDEFVAAWEALSGRSGEESGWRGIAVTPVGECELLAARRFPGNEEALLARFPTARLGSSERLPEGRGFEVVRADPRGDGKTWIALSRKESGSPELFVEMVGDVAGAMDGCAAEGEAAVLRTMLRRVRMWQQFMSRGAGPLSPEAELGLAGELFFMGILFDAGISPETILKGWVGPDDAPQDFLLGDGAIEVKATMSSSGFPVKIGSLEQLDDAVASPLFLAAVRFARGEGGATLPEMVGEVERRLGGEPELIDFLHERLMVAGYSDAHAGQYSRRFESKERRTLSVSAGFPRLTVGAVPAGVTRAIYEINLDHAGDFLVDLDVALKLLGVTDDA is encoded by the coding sequence ATGCCCCGGCCAATTGACGAGTTCGTCGCCGCTTGGGAGGCGCTCTCCGGACGCAGTGGGGAGGAGAGCGGCTGGCGCGGTATCGCCGTGACTCCCGTCGGCGAGTGCGAACTCTTGGCTGCTCGGCGCTTCCCCGGTAACGAGGAGGCTCTTCTGGCTCGCTTTCCGACGGCCCGTCTCGGTTCGTCCGAGCGACTGCCCGAGGGCAGGGGGTTCGAGGTCGTTCGGGCGGATCCTCGCGGCGATGGCAAGACTTGGATAGCGTTGTCTAGGAAGGAGTCGGGAAGTCCCGAACTGTTCGTGGAAATGGTCGGCGACGTTGCCGGGGCCATGGACGGCTGCGCGGCGGAGGGCGAGGCCGCTGTTCTGCGGACCATGCTGCGCCGGGTGCGCATGTGGCAGCAGTTCATGTCGCGCGGCGCGGGACCTCTCAGCCCCGAGGCGGAACTCGGTCTGGCGGGAGAGCTCTTCTTCATGGGCATTCTTTTCGATGCGGGGATTTCTCCGGAGACGATCCTCAAAGGCTGGGTTGGGCCCGACGATGCCCCTCAGGATTTCCTTTTGGGAGACGGGGCTATAGAGGTCAAGGCGACGATGTCCTCATCCGGCTTTCCGGTGAAGATTGGCTCGTTGGAGCAGTTGGACGATGCAGTCGCCTCGCCGCTGTTCCTTGCGGCTGTCAGGTTCGCCAGAGGAGAGGGTGGCGCGACCCTTCCCGAGATGGTTGGGGAGGTCGAACGACGTCTAGGCGGTGAGCCCGAGTTGATCGACTTCCTGCACGAAAGGCTCATGGTCGCTGGCTACTCAGACGCCCACGCGGGCCAATACTCCCGAAGGTTCGAGTCGAAGGAGAGGCGGACTCTCTCCGTGTCTGCGGGCTTTCCACGGCTGACGGTAGGAGCCGTTCCAGCTGGTGTCACAAGAGCAATTTACGAAATCAATCTTGATCACGCCGGGGATTTTCTCGTGGACCTCGACGTGGCTTTAAAGCTACTAGGAGTAACGGATGACGCTTGA